Proteins from a single region of Rhodovibrio salinarum DSM 9154:
- a CDS encoding response regulator transcription factor encodes MTAATGKKILLVDDDDTLRESLGEQLRLHEEFVTEEAETGAKAIDLAKAAHFDAILLDVGLPDMDGREVCRILRRNQVSCPIVMLTAAESDADTILGLDSGANDYITKPFRLGVLLARLRAQLRQHEQSEDAVFTIGPYTFKPAAKLLLDTQERKIRLTEKETAILKYLYRSGDKTVGRDTLLGEVWGYNAAVTTHTLETHVYRLRQKIEADPANAEILVTEIGGYRLVP; translated from the coding sequence ATGACCGCCGCGACGGGCAAGAAGATCCTGCTGGTGGACGACGACGATACGCTGCGTGAATCGCTCGGCGAACAGCTGCGCCTGCACGAAGAGTTCGTCACCGAGGAAGCCGAAACCGGCGCCAAGGCGATCGACCTTGCCAAGGCGGCGCATTTCGACGCCATCCTGCTCGACGTCGGTTTGCCGGACATGGATGGCCGCGAGGTCTGTCGCATCCTGCGGCGCAACCAAGTCTCGTGCCCGATCGTGATGCTGACGGCGGCGGAAAGCGACGCCGACACCATCCTTGGGCTCGATTCCGGCGCCAACGACTACATTACCAAGCCGTTCCGCCTGGGCGTGCTGCTGGCCCGACTACGTGCGCAACTGCGCCAGCACGAGCAGAGCGAGGACGCCGTCTTCACGATCGGCCCCTATACCTTCAAGCCGGCGGCGAAGCTGCTGCTCGATACCCAGGAACGCAAGATCCGCCTGACCGAGAAGGAAACGGCGATCCTGAAATATCTCTACCGCAGCGGCGACAAGACGGTCGGCCGCGACACCTTATTGGGCGAGGTCTGGGGCTACAACGCGGCTGTCACCACGCATACGCTGGAAACCCACGTCTATCGCCTGCGTCAGAAGATCGAGGCCGACCCCGCCAACGCCGAAATCCTGGTGACCGAAATCGGGGGCTATCGGCTGGTGCCGTAG
- a CDS encoding MFS transporter — MTERSNWTGIAFGLTIACYAAFQQFKMPPALPLMLEAYSYDSRLAGGFMSAYAVAGLLLSLLLGRTIARRGAGMPVAAALALMTAGVALTLVLPQSGASVLAGRLIEGVAFTVLAIAGPVLANANASEKALPLVVAATAAWIPVGQLVAVGAAGPAFHLTGWSGLWWLGLLLTGALALWLLALRLRGGIDLGGQQGETDKPTRSDQRLERTQGLSLALAAAVFMLWSGQYFAYMTWLPQALVDFGLDMDSALLGYAVPIAIMLPSILATGRLLQRGIPIGRLLVIGLGLQAATWGLVPFAGADAFGALTLGLYGIGAGIVPTCLFAAPSRIAGRGQANARAFGILMTGRNTGVLAGPILLAEAFELTGGWTLAAPILGTITAAALALSLLLSLRLSRTAPA, encoded by the coding sequence ATGACCGAACGCAGCAACTGGACCGGCATCGCCTTTGGCCTGACCATCGCCTGCTACGCCGCGTTCCAGCAGTTCAAGATGCCCCCCGCCCTGCCCTTGATGCTGGAGGCTTACAGCTATGATTCGCGGCTGGCTGGCGGGTTCATGTCCGCCTACGCGGTCGCCGGATTGCTGCTCTCGCTGTTGCTCGGACGGACGATTGCGCGCCGCGGCGCGGGCATGCCGGTCGCAGCCGCGCTGGCGCTGATGACAGCGGGCGTTGCCCTCACACTGGTCCTGCCGCAATCGGGGGCGAGCGTGCTGGCGGGCCGGCTGATCGAAGGGGTCGCGTTCACCGTGCTGGCCATTGCCGGGCCCGTGCTGGCCAACGCCAACGCCAGTGAAAAGGCGCTGCCGCTCGTGGTCGCTGCGACCGCGGCCTGGATTCCGGTCGGTCAGCTGGTCGCGGTCGGAGCCGCAGGCCCGGCTTTCCATCTGACCGGCTGGTCCGGCCTGTGGTGGCTCGGTCTGCTGCTGACCGGGGCCTTGGCCCTGTGGCTGCTGGCCTTGCGTCTGCGTGGCGGTATCGACCTGGGCGGCCAGCAAGGAGAGACTGATAAACCGACACGAAGCGATCAACGGCTGGAGCGCACGCAGGGTCTGTCTCTCGCCCTCGCGGCGGCCGTTTTTATGCTCTGGTCGGGGCAGTATTTCGCCTACATGACCTGGCTGCCGCAGGCCCTGGTCGATTTCGGTCTTGATATGGACAGCGCCCTGCTCGGCTATGCCGTGCCGATCGCCATCATGCTGCCGTCGATCCTGGCGACCGGACGGCTGTTGCAGCGAGGCATCCCGATCGGCCGGCTGCTGGTGATCGGGCTTGGCCTACAGGCAGCAACCTGGGGGCTGGTGCCATTCGCCGGCGCGGACGCGTTCGGGGCGCTGACCCTCGGGCTCTACGGCATCGGGGCCGGCATCGTGCCGACCTGCCTGTTCGCCGCCCCCAGCCGGATCGCCGGGCGGGGCCAGGCGAACGCGCGTGCCTTCGGCATCCTGATGACCGGGCGCAATACCGGCGTTCTGGCCGGCCCGATCCTGCTGGCCGAAGCATTCGAGCTGACCGGCGGATGGACTTTGGCCGCCCCGATCCTGGGCACGATCACCGCCGCCGCGCTCGCCCTAAGCCTGTTGCTCAGCCTGCGGCTGTCACGGACGGCACCGGCATAA
- a CDS encoding class I SAM-dependent methyltransferase: protein MTAARPTLRRLIFGLSTVLGLKARGIFIPYRHADRLPEPGRRDAYPQQGELLRGREPAMRGWLDTLDGLDTELRAIPETGGPPEPRWRQGWFAPLDAAMAYTVVRTRKPRRIVEVGSGHSTRFLARAARDGGLETQITCIDPAPRATLEGQPVHFRQETLQEAGLAAVAELLPGDLLFIDSSHVLAPGSDVDLVLTQLLAHLPQGALVHLHDIFLPDDYPADWAWRGYNEQSGIAPILTSGWRVLFASHYAATRMTDRVQAGTVGRLPTESEAIPSSLWLEKTAGRL, encoded by the coding sequence ATGACCGCTGCCCGCCCTACCTTGCGCCGCCTGATTTTCGGCCTGTCCACCGTGCTTGGCCTGAAGGCGCGTGGGATTTTCATCCCCTATCGCCATGCCGACCGCCTGCCTGAGCCTGGACGCCGCGACGCCTATCCCCAGCAAGGCGAGCTGTTGCGCGGGCGAGAGCCGGCGATGCGCGGCTGGCTGGATACGCTGGATGGGCTCGACACCGAACTGCGCGCGATTCCCGAGACGGGCGGTCCGCCCGAGCCACGCTGGCGCCAGGGCTGGTTCGCGCCACTGGATGCGGCGATGGCCTACACGGTCGTGCGCACGCGCAAGCCCCGGCGGATCGTCGAGGTCGGGTCTGGCCATTCAACCCGCTTCCTGGCGCGGGCGGCGCGCGATGGCGGGCTGGAAACGCAGATCACCTGCATCGACCCGGCGCCCCGCGCGACCCTGGAAGGACAACCGGTTCACTTCCGTCAGGAAACGCTGCAGGAGGCCGGGTTGGCGGCCGTCGCGGAGCTGCTGCCGGGCGATCTGCTGTTTATCGATTCCAGCCACGTGCTGGCGCCAGGCAGCGACGTCGATCTGGTGCTGACCCAACTGCTGGCGCACCTGCCGCAAGGCGCGCTGGTGCATCTGCACGACATCTTCCTGCCGGACGACTATCCAGCCGATTGGGCCTGGCGCGGCTACAACGAGCAGTCCGGGATTGCGCCGATCCTTACATCCGGCTGGCGTGTGCTGTTCGCCAGCCACTACGCGGCCACCCGGATGACGGACCGGGTTCAGGCCGGCACGGTTGGCCGCTTGCCGACGGAGTCCGAGGCGATTCCCAGCAGCCTGTGGCTGGAGAAGACAGCGGGCCGGCTGTAG
- a CDS encoding NnrU family protein, which produces MFGTLDALFAATVFFVGGHFLLSSQALRDPAVRFLGAQGFTTVYSLAMTGALLWLVLAYGTAPAIPVWYPPIELYWIPTVLNALAAILVVAGVTTRSPTLVGGDQRAADLGPEDPAPGILRITRHPFLWGTTLWAFSHLCVNGDAASMVVFAGLLILSVGGMVHIDLKRQRQMGAGWGPIQLTTSLVPFAALIARRTRMDWKGLGLWRPVLGLAVYAAVMHLHPWLIGVSALPPH; this is translated from the coding sequence ATGTTCGGAACCCTCGACGCCCTGTTCGCCGCCACGGTGTTCTTCGTCGGCGGTCACTTCCTGCTGTCCAGCCAGGCGCTGCGGGATCCCGCGGTGCGCTTCCTGGGCGCGCAGGGGTTCACCACCGTCTATTCGCTGGCGATGACCGGTGCGCTGTTGTGGCTGGTCCTGGCCTACGGCACCGCCCCGGCAATCCCGGTCTGGTATCCGCCGATCGAGCTTTATTGGATTCCGACGGTGCTGAACGCGCTCGCGGCAATCCTGGTGGTCGCGGGCGTGACCACGCGCAGCCCGACCCTGGTCGGCGGCGACCAGCGCGCGGCCGATCTGGGGCCGGAAGATCCGGCGCCCGGCATCCTGCGGATCACCCGCCACCCCTTCCTGTGGGGCACGACGCTGTGGGCCTTCTCCCATCTGTGCGTGAACGGCGACGCGGCATCGATGGTGGTGTTCGCCGGCCTGCTGATCCTGTCGGTGGGCGGGATGGTGCACATCGACCTCAAGCGCCAGCGCCAGATGGGCGCCGGCTGGGGGCCGATCCAGCTCACCACCAGCCTGGTCCCGTTCGCCGCCCTGATCGCCCGGCGGACCCGCATGGACTGGAAGGGTCTGGGGCTGTGGCGACCGGTCCTGGGCTTGGCGGTCTATGCCGCGGTGATGCATCTGCACCCCTGGCTGATCGGGGTCAGCGCCCTGCCGCCGCACTGA
- a CDS encoding DUF3253 domain-containing protein, with translation MTDQNDPSNEPSAAPGAEDPNRPKRTEDSDPLAGEILRLIEQRGPGKSICPSEVARSFAEERRKPTDPPDLWRKYLPAVRQQAKNLARQGRISILRKGKPVDPTVPVKGVVRLSLPVEAEERGDDS, from the coding sequence ATGACCGACCAAAACGACCCTTCCAACGAGCCCAGCGCCGCGCCCGGCGCGGAGGACCCAAACCGCCCGAAACGTACCGAGGATAGCGATCCCCTGGCGGGCGAGATCCTGCGCCTGATCGAGCAGCGCGGGCCCGGCAAGTCGATCTGCCCCAGCGAGGTCGCGCGGTCGTTCGCGGAGGAACGCCGCAAGCCGACCGATCCGCCGGACCTCTGGCGCAAGTACCTGCCGGCGGTGCGTCAGCAGGCCAAGAACCTCGCCCGCCAGGGGCGCATCTCGATCCTGCGCAAAGGCAAGCCGGTCGATCCGACGGTGCCGGTCAAGGGTGTGGTCCGGCTTAGCCTGCCGGTCGAGGCGGAGGAGCGCGGCGACGACAGCTGA
- the folD gene encoding bifunctional methylenetetrahydrofolate dehydrogenase/methenyltetrahydrofolate cyclohydrolase FolD — translation MTQARASETAQSQGESAQLIDGKAYAADVRARVGRQVEQLRDQHGIQPGLAVVLVGEDAASQVYVNMKAKKTGEVGMQSFQHRLPIDTDEQTLLDLVHQLNADPNVHGILVQLPLPDQIDSEKVLAAIDPAKDVDGFHVVNAGLLSRGQLDRALVPCTPMGCLMLLEDQLGDLTGLNAVVLGRSNIVGKPMSQLLLARNCTVTIAHSKTKDLAAVCRNADILVAAVGRTRMVPGDWIKPGATVIDVGINRLPPEREGEKGPLVGDVDFDSAKQVAGAITPVPGGVGPMTIAVLLANTVTACCRAHGIAEPTV, via the coding sequence ATGACCCAGGCACGCGCGTCCGAGACGGCGCAGTCCCAAGGCGAGAGCGCCCAACTGATCGACGGCAAGGCCTATGCCGCCGACGTGCGGGCCCGCGTCGGCCGGCAAGTCGAACAGCTGCGTGACCAGCACGGCATCCAGCCGGGCCTTGCGGTCGTGCTGGTGGGCGAGGACGCGGCCAGTCAGGTCTACGTCAACATGAAGGCGAAGAAGACCGGCGAGGTCGGCATGCAGTCGTTCCAGCATCGCCTGCCGATCGACACCGACGAGCAGACCCTGCTGGACCTCGTGCATCAGCTAAACGCCGACCCGAACGTCCACGGCATCCTGGTGCAGCTCCCCCTGCCCGATCAGATCGATTCCGAAAAGGTGCTGGCGGCGATCGATCCGGCGAAAGACGTCGACGGCTTCCATGTCGTCAATGCCGGGTTGCTGAGCCGCGGCCAACTCGACCGCGCGCTGGTCCCCTGCACGCCGATGGGCTGCCTGATGCTGCTGGAAGATCAGTTAGGCGACCTGACCGGACTGAACGCGGTGGTGCTCGGCCGTTCCAACATCGTCGGCAAGCCGATGAGCCAGTTGCTGCTGGCGCGCAACTGCACGGTCACGATCGCGCACTCCAAGACCAAGGACCTCGCGGCCGTCTGCCGGAACGCGGATATCCTGGTCGCCGCGGTCGGGCGCACGCGCATGGTTCCGGGCGACTGGATCAAGCCGGGCGCGACGGTGATCGACGTCGGCATCAACCGCCTGCCACCCGAGCGCGAGGGCGAGAAGGGCCCGCTGGTGGGCGACGTCGACTTCGACAGCGCCAAGCAGGTCGCGGGGGCGATCACACCCGTGCCGGGCGGTGTCGGCCCGATGACGATCGCCGTGCTGCTCGCCAACACCGTCACCGCCTGCTGCCGCGCCCACGGTATCGCCGAGCCGACGGTTTAA
- a CDS encoding DUF167 family protein, which produces MADPHPWRVVADGLSVDLQVTPGAKADRVDGIEQQADGAPVLRVRIKAPPADGKANQALIKLLAKRWGLAKSAVTLTAGAGARRKRLHLAGDPDTLAARLAAELPPGGQDG; this is translated from the coding sequence ATGGCCGATCCCCACCCCTGGCGCGTGGTCGCCGACGGCCTGAGCGTTGACCTGCAGGTTACCCCAGGCGCCAAGGCCGATCGGGTCGATGGGATCGAACAGCAGGCCGACGGGGCGCCTGTGCTGCGGGTGCGGATCAAGGCGCCACCCGCCGACGGCAAGGCCAACCAAGCGCTGATCAAGCTGCTCGCCAAACGCTGGGGGCTGGCCAAGTCGGCCGTGACGCTCACGGCCGGCGCGGGCGCGCGGCGCAAGCGCCTGCATCTGGCCGGCGATCCGGATACCCTGGCCGCGCGCCTGGCGGCGGAGCTGCCGCCCGGGGGACAAGACGGGTGA
- a CDS encoding YggT family protein, with product MVILGPLIEIIIVAIDLYIWAIIISAILSWLIAFDVINTTNRFVYTVLDFLGRVTEPALRPIRNIMPNLGGIDISPIILILGLFFVQRVLANLRYEMMAGGGMGGM from the coding sequence ATGGTCATCCTGGGCCCGCTGATCGAGATCATCATCGTCGCGATCGATCTCTACATCTGGGCGATCATCATCTCCGCCATCCTGAGCTGGCTGATCGCCTTCGACGTGATCAACACGACCAACCGCTTCGTCTACACCGTCCTGGATTTCCTGGGCCGGGTCACGGAACCCGCGTTGCGGCCGATCCGCAACATCATGCCCAACCTGGGCGGCATCGACATCTCACCGATCATCCTGATCCTGGGCCTGTTCTTCGTGCAGCGGGTGCTGGCCAATCTGCGCTACGAAATGATGGCCGGCGGCGGCATGGGCGGCATGTAG
- a CDS encoding O-acetyl-ADP-ribose deacetylase, with protein sequence MSDSVDARIEVTQGDITQLEVDAIVNAANKQLAGGGGVDGAIHRAAGPELKDACRKIGGCAPGQAVVTPGFKLPAKHIVHTVGPVWSGGTAGEDETLAQAYRSSLKRAAEHDARTVAFPAISTGAYGFPLERATQIAVDTVRSVLGEMEQPEKVIFCCFDAETKGAYAQALERN encoded by the coding sequence ATGAGCGACAGCGTGGATGCGCGCATCGAGGTCACTCAGGGCGACATCACGCAGCTTGAAGTCGACGCCATCGTCAACGCGGCGAACAAGCAGCTCGCCGGCGGCGGTGGGGTCGATGGCGCGATCCACCGCGCCGCCGGCCCCGAGCTGAAGGACGCCTGCCGGAAGATCGGCGGCTGCGCCCCCGGCCAGGCGGTGGTCACGCCCGGCTTCAAGTTGCCCGCCAAGCACATCGTACATACCGTAGGCCCGGTCTGGTCCGGCGGCACCGCGGGCGAGGACGAAACGCTCGCCCAGGCCTACCGCAGTTCGCTCAAGCGCGCGGCGGAGCACGACGCCCGCACCGTCGCCTTCCCGGCGATCTCGACCGGCGCCTACGGCTTCCCACTGGAGCGCGCCACCCAGATCGCGGTCGACACGGTGCGCAGCGTGCTTGGCGAAATGGAGCAGCCGGAAAAGGTGATTTTCTGCTGTTTCGATGCCGAAACGAAGGGCGCGTACGCGCAAGCGCTCGAGCGCAACTGA
- a CDS encoding AmpG family muropeptide MFS transporter, with protein MSAPGGSPTDTPSRLGSWIQAARVYLHPRVAGLLFLGFSAGLPYLLIFATLSTWLREAGVAATTIGFFSWTGIMFSVKVIWAPVVDRMRLPLLTRLLGPRRSWMLLGQMGVAAGLLAVAASDPSTDIPRLAVVAVLIAFFSATQDVAIDAYRIEAVQRAVQGAMAAAYVLGYRLALLVAGAGALYLAEFVSWPAAYTAMAACMGVGIATVLVIREPEKRTDRAAELGERLPDRLMAARLPETLRRALAWLYSAVACPFLDFFGRYGKAALMILAFVALYRLSDLTMAVMANPFYIDLGFTKTEIASITKVFGFAMTIVGAFLGGILVARLGVLRPLVIGATLVALTNLLFALMAQLGPDIRLLTLTISADNLAGGLAGAVFVAYLSSLTSTAYTATQYALFSSLMTLPGKFMGGFGGIVVDTHGYVDFFLIAAAIGLPAIALALWVIHRSPHGQAASPTEAEEPTGQGTASNVPR; from the coding sequence ATGAGTGCGCCCGGCGGGTCGCCGACGGACACGCCCAGCCGTCTGGGAAGCTGGATTCAGGCCGCCCGGGTCTATCTGCACCCGCGCGTCGCCGGACTGCTGTTCCTGGGCTTTTCCGCCGGGCTGCCGTACCTCTTGATCTTCGCCACCCTGTCCACCTGGCTGCGTGAGGCCGGGGTGGCCGCGACCACGATCGGCTTCTTCTCCTGGACCGGGATCATGTTCTCGGTGAAGGTGATCTGGGCGCCGGTGGTCGACCGGATGCGGTTGCCGCTTCTGACCCGACTGTTGGGCCCGCGGCGCAGCTGGATGCTGCTGGGGCAAATGGGCGTGGCCGCCGGACTCCTTGCGGTGGCGGCGAGCGATCCCAGCACCGACATTCCGCGACTGGCGGTCGTTGCGGTGCTGATCGCCTTCTTCTCCGCCACCCAGGACGTCGCGATCGACGCCTACCGGATCGAGGCGGTGCAGCGCGCGGTGCAGGGTGCGATGGCCGCGGCCTACGTCCTAGGCTACCGCCTGGCGCTCCTGGTCGCCGGCGCGGGCGCGCTCTACCTCGCGGAGTTCGTCTCCTGGCCGGCCGCCTATACCGCGATGGCCGCCTGCATGGGGGTCGGCATCGCAACCGTGCTGGTGATCCGGGAGCCGGAGAAGCGGACCGACCGCGCCGCCGAACTCGGCGAACGCCTGCCCGACCGGCTGATGGCGGCGCGCCTGCCGGAAACGCTCCGGCGTGCGCTTGCCTGGCTCTACAGTGCGGTTGCCTGTCCGTTCCTCGACTTCTTCGGCCGCTACGGCAAGGCGGCGCTGATGATCCTGGCGTTCGTCGCGCTCTATCGCTTGTCCGACCTCACCATGGCGGTGATGGCGAACCCCTTCTACATCGACCTTGGCTTCACCAAGACCGAGATCGCGAGCATCACCAAGGTGTTCGGCTTCGCCATGACGATTGTGGGCGCCTTCCTGGGCGGCATCCTGGTGGCGCGGCTGGGCGTGCTGCGGCCGCTGGTGATCGGCGCCACGCTGGTCGCGCTCACCAACCTGCTGTTCGCGCTGATGGCCCAGCTCGGCCCCGACATCCGGCTGCTGACCCTGACGATCAGCGCGGACAACCTGGCTGGTGGACTTGCCGGGGCGGTGTTCGTCGCGTACCTCTCGTCCCTGACATCGACCGCCTACACGGCCACGCAGTACGCCCTGTTTTCCTCGCTGATGACCCTGCCGGGGAAGTTCATGGGCGGCTTCGGCGGCATCGTGGTGGACACCCATGGGTATGTCGACTTCTTCCTGATCGCGGCTGCGATCGGCCTGCCGGCGATCGCACTCGCGCTCTGGGTGATTCACCGCAGCCCGCACGGCCAGGCGGCGAGCCCGACAGAAGCAGAAGAACCAACCGGCCAGGGAACCGCGTCCAACGTCCCGCGGTGA
- the typA gene encoding translational GTPase TypA, with translation MSEPIREGAPRNLAIIAHVDHGKTTLVDQLLRQSGTFRENQQIADRAMDTNDQERERGITILAKCTSLMWNGNQINIVDTPGHADFGGEVERILNMVDGVLLLVDAAEGPMPQTKFVTMKALAKGLKPIVVVNKADRPDARAWEVQEEVFDLFTALEANEEQLDFPTVFASAKEGWSALEPDGERQDMAPLFESILERVPQAHGDETKPFKLLATVLEADPYLGRILTGRVLEGTAKQNMQVKAIARDGSKVLESGRLTKLLAFRGLQRVPVEEAQAGDIVCIAGLSEATVADTICSPEVTEPIPADPIDPPTLSMTFSINDSPLAGKEGDKVTSRLIRTRLLREAEGNVALDIKESADKESFEVAGRGELQLGVLIESMRREGYELSISRPKVIFQQDPNTGETLEPIEYVQIDVDDEHSGTVMEKLQQRRGEMVDMKPSGGGKTRIAFRVPARGLIGYMGEFMTDTRGTGLMHRVFDGYAPFKGSVPARRNGAIISQAQGQATSYSLNNFEDRGTLFIDPGDTVYEGMVIGEHARPSDLEVNPVKAKQLTNVRASGKDEAIKLTPPVRMALEQAMSYIADDELVEVTPTAIRLRKRTLDPNQRKREQKVSKAG, from the coding sequence ATGAGCGAACCGATCCGCGAGGGCGCGCCCCGCAACCTCGCCATCATCGCCCACGTTGACCACGGCAAGACCACCCTGGTCGACCAGCTGCTGCGTCAAAGCGGCACCTTCCGCGAGAATCAGCAGATCGCCGACCGGGCGATGGACACGAACGACCAGGAGCGTGAGCGTGGCATCACCATCCTGGCCAAGTGCACCTCGCTGATGTGGAACGGCAACCAGATCAACATCGTCGACACGCCGGGCCACGCCGACTTCGGCGGCGAGGTCGAGCGCATCCTGAACATGGTCGATGGCGTGCTGCTGCTGGTCGATGCGGCCGAAGGCCCGATGCCACAGACCAAGTTCGTCACCATGAAGGCGCTGGCCAAGGGCCTGAAGCCGATCGTGGTGGTCAACAAGGCCGACCGGCCGGATGCCCGCGCCTGGGAGGTCCAGGAAGAGGTGTTCGACCTGTTCACCGCGCTGGAAGCGAACGAGGAGCAGCTCGACTTCCCGACCGTGTTCGCCAGCGCCAAGGAAGGCTGGTCGGCGCTGGAGCCGGACGGCGAGCGCCAGGACATGGCCCCGCTGTTCGAGAGCATCCTGGAGCGCGTGCCCCAGGCCCACGGCGACGAGACCAAGCCGTTTAAGCTGCTCGCCACCGTGCTCGAGGCCGACCCCTACCTGGGCCGGATCCTGACCGGTCGCGTGCTCGAGGGCACGGCCAAGCAGAACATGCAGGTCAAGGCGATCGCGCGCGACGGCTCCAAGGTGCTGGAAAGCGGCCGCCTGACCAAGCTGCTCGCCTTCCGCGGCCTGCAGCGCGTACCGGTCGAGGAGGCCCAGGCGGGCGACATCGTCTGCATCGCCGGCCTGAGCGAAGCCACCGTCGCGGATACGATCTGTTCGCCCGAGGTCACCGAGCCGATCCCGGCCGACCCGATCGACCCGCCGACCCTGTCGATGACCTTCTCGATCAACGACAGCCCGCTTGCCGGCAAGGAGGGCGACAAGGTCACCAGCCGGCTGATCCGCACGCGCCTGCTGCGCGAGGCGGAGGGCAACGTCGCGCTCGACATCAAGGAAAGCGCGGACAAGGAGTCCTTCGAGGTCGCCGGCCGCGGCGAACTGCAGCTGGGCGTGCTGATCGAGAGCATGCGCCGGGAAGGCTACGAACTGTCGATCTCCCGGCCCAAGGTGATCTTCCAGCAGGATCCGAACACCGGCGAAACGCTGGAGCCGATCGAGTACGTCCAGATCGACGTCGACGACGAGCACTCCGGCACGGTGATGGAGAAGCTGCAGCAGCGCCGCGGCGAGATGGTCGACATGAAGCCGTCCGGCGGCGGCAAGACGCGGATCGCCTTCCGCGTGCCGGCGCGCGGGCTGATCGGCTACATGGGCGAGTTCATGACCGACACCCGCGGCACCGGCCTGATGCACCGGGTGTTTGACGGCTACGCGCCGTTCAAGGGCTCGGTGCCGGCGCGGCGCAACGGCGCGATCATCTCGCAGGCACAGGGCCAGGCGACCTCCTACTCGCTGAACAACTTCGAGGATCGCGGCACGCTGTTCATCGATCCGGGCGACACCGTTTACGAGGGCATGGTGATCGGCGAGCACGCCCGGCCGAGCGACCTCGAGGTCAACCCGGTGAAGGCCAAGCAGCTCACCAACGTGCGCGCCAGCGGCAAGGACGAGGCGATCAAACTGACCCCGCCGGTGCGCATGGCGCTCGAGCAGGCGATGTCCTACATCGCCGACGACGAGCTCGTGGAAGTGACCCCGACCGCGATCCGTCTGCGCAAGCGCACGCTGGATCCCAACCAGCGCAAGCGCGAGCAGAAGGTGAGCAAGGCCGGGTAG
- a CDS encoding adenosine kinase, protein MSELRIDVLGIGNAIVDVIARSDEAFLNQHELPKGGMTLIDSDQAHRLYEAMGPATEMSGGSVANTMAGLASLGGRGAFVGKVRNDQLGGIFRHDIQATGVEFETPSANSGLPTARCLVFVTEDAQRTMATFLGASTELGPDDLDHQQIADAKITYLEGYLWDAPAAKQAFVEAAKAAHAAGNRVALSLSDGFCVDRHRESFLDLVENHVDILFANESEITKLYQVDHFDDALQHVRGHCEVAALTRSEKGSLVLSGEDVHVVDAATPTRLVDTTGAGDLYAAGFLYGFTQGYSLPDCGRIGAVAAAEAISHVGARPEMPLKDLIAQAMRD, encoded by the coding sequence ATGAGCGAACTGCGCATCGACGTGCTGGGCATCGGCAACGCGATCGTCGACGTGATCGCGCGGTCCGACGAGGCCTTTTTGAATCAACACGAGCTGCCCAAAGGCGGCATGACGCTGATCGACAGCGATCAGGCGCATCGCCTGTACGAAGCGATGGGCCCGGCCACCGAAATGTCCGGCGGCTCGGTCGCCAACACCATGGCGGGCCTAGCCAGCCTGGGCGGGCGCGGTGCCTTCGTTGGCAAGGTGCGCAACGATCAGCTGGGCGGTATCTTCCGCCACGACATCCAGGCAACCGGCGTGGAGTTCGAAACCCCATCGGCGAACAGCGGGCTGCCGACCGCGCGCTGCCTGGTGTTCGTGACCGAGGATGCCCAGCGCACGATGGCGACCTTCCTTGGCGCCAGCACCGAGCTGGGCCCGGACGACCTGGATCACCAACAGATCGCAGACGCGAAGATAACCTACCTGGAAGGCTATCTGTGGGACGCCCCGGCCGCCAAGCAAGCGTTCGTCGAAGCGGCCAAGGCCGCGCACGCCGCCGGCAACCGGGTCGCCCTGTCGCTGTCCGACGGTTTCTGCGTCGACCGTCACCGCGAGAGTTTCCTCGACCTGGTTGAGAACCACGTCGACATCCTGTTTGCCAACGAAAGCGAGATCACCAAGCTGTATCAGGTCGATCACTTCGACGACGCCCTGCAGCACGTCCGCGGCCACTGCGAGGTCGCCGCTTTGACCCGCAGCGAGAAGGGGTCGCTTGTGCTTTCGGGTGAGGATGTCCACGTGGTGGATGCGGCGACGCCGACGCGCCTGGTCGATACCACCGGTGCCGGCGATCTTTATGCCGCCGGTTTTCTCTACGGCTTTACCCAGGGCTACAGCCTGCCCGACTGCGGCCGGATCGGCGCGGTCGCAGCGGCGGAGGCGATCTCCCACGTCGGCGCCCGGCCGGAGATGCCGCTGAAGGACCTGATCGCGCAGGCTATGCGGGACTGA